The DNA sequence CACCGAGCGCTACCTCGCGTCGTTGAACAATCGTTCGGCGTGTTTCGACCACCGGAACGGCAGTCGAACAGGCGTACGACCACGCCGATACCGCATCGATCTCGGATCCGCGAATGATTCTCCGGTCGTTAACACGATCGAAACACCGCGACACATTTCGATCAATTGATAGATTTTGTCAGGTCGTAAACCGTCGTGCCCCCGACGGTGATCGGCGCGAAGTTCTGCTCGACCCAGGATTGGATCTCGCCGGCGGTCCCGCGGCCGCCGCCGAAGCCGCCGCGCCCGCCGGCGACGTAGTAGTGGACGTCGCCGCTCGCGACGTACCGCTGGAACTGCTCGAGCGTCGGCGCCGGGTCGCTGCCGCTGAAGCCGCCGATCGCGAGCACCGGGCGTCCGCTCGCGAGGGCCAGCCCGGCCGACTCCATCGCGCCGCTCTGCGCCGCCGCCCACTTCGTCGTCGTGCCCTTGAGCAGGTCGATCACCGCGGTGTCGGTCCGGCCGCCGCCGAAACCGCCGCCACCGAAGCCGCGACCGCTCGCGGCGGCCGGGCCGGAGGACGGCGTCCCGCCCGAATGCGCGGTCGCCGCCGTGGCCAGCGTGAACGCCGTCGTCCCGAGCAGCGCGCCGCACAGGCCGAGCACGGCCACGACCGGGCCGAGCCGCCGGATCCGGTCGGCGCCGAAGAGCAGCGCGAGCACGGCGGCCGCGCTCAGCACGAGCAGCGCGTAGCGCACCCACGGCTGCCAGTCCGGCGTGCGGGCGAGGAGCACGAACCCCCAGACCGCGGTCACCGCGACCAGGACGGCGAGCACCGCGCGAGCCGTGAAGTTCGCCCGGCCGCGCCACAGCTCCCGCGCGGAAATCCCCAGCGTGGCGGCGATCCCCGGCGCCAGCGCGACCGTGTAGTACGGGTGGATGATCCCGCTCATGTAGCTGAACACCAGCGCGGTGACGACCAGCCAGCCACCCCACAGCAGCAGCGCCGCCCGCGTCCGGTCGGTGCGCGGCGCGCGGCGCGTGAACCACAGGCCGGCGACCAGCCCGATGACCGCGGCGGGCAGCAGCCACGACGCCTCGCCGCCGAACTCGCCGCTGAACAACCGCGTCAGCCCGGTCTCGCCGCCGAAGCCGCCACCGAAGCCGCGTCCACCGGCGGGGAGCTCCGCCCCGGACGGCGGGGTGATCGCTCCGCCACCGCCGCCACCCCGGCCTTCGCCGAAGATCCGGCCGAGCCCGTTGTAGCCGAAGGCCAGTTCCAGCACGGTATTGTCGGTGGAGCCGCTGATGTAGGGCCGGTCGGCGGCCGGCCACAGCGCGACGACCGCGATCCACCAGCCCGCGGAGACGAGCACCGCCCCCGCCGCGGCGAACAGCTGCCAGATCCGCCGCCCGAGCGACGTCGGCGCCGCGACGGCGTACGCGAGCACGAACGCGGGCAGCACGAGGAACGCCTGCAGCATCTTGTCGAGGAAGCCGAACCCGATCGCGACCCCGGCGAGCAGCAGCCAGGCCGTGCTCCCGCGTTCGAGCGCGCGCACGACGCAGTACGCGCCGGCGACGAGCAGCAGCACGAGGAAGGCGTCGGGGTTGTCGTAGCGGAACATGAGCGCGGCGACCGGCGTCAGCGCGAGCCCGGCCCCGGCCAGCAACCCGGCCCCCGGCCCGGAAAGCCGCCGCACAGCCAGGTACAGCAGCCCGACCGACGCCACACCGGCGAGCGCGTTCGGGACGAGCAGGCTCCAGCTGGAGAAGCCGAAGAGCCGCCCGGACAACCCCATGATCCACAGGGAGAAGGGCGGTTTGTCGACGGTGACGACGTTGCCCGGGTCTAGCGAACCGAAGAACAACGCCTTCCAGCTCCACGTGCCGGCCTGCGCGGCCATCGCGTAGAAGTCGTTGGCCCAGCCGGTTTTCGCCAGGTCCCACAGGTAGAGCAGCCCGGTTCCGAGCAGCAGCGCACCCACGGAAGGCTTGACCCACCGCGGTTCCCCGGCGGCCGGGGGAACGGGCTGGGCGTGCACCGGCGCCGGCAGCGTGGTCGTCATGAGCCTCACCGTGTCGGCGCCGCATGTGGTGAACTTGTGCCGAAGCTGTGCGCGCGCTGTGCATCCGGTCCGATCGGGTGAGGACGCGCTCGAACCGGACCTGCCCGAGCTGGTGCGCCGCGCGGTGCGAGCCGCCCACCGCGCGGGTTTCGACCGATCCTGCCTGCCCGCACAGGGCCGGCTCTTGCGGTTGCTGGCCGCCGGCGTCCACGGCGGCGCGATCGGCGAGACCGGCACCGGCTTCGGCGTGGGCCTCGCCTGGCTCGCCGCCGGCGCCGGGCCAGGTACGACGGTGGTCAGCGTGGAGCGGGACGCCGACCGGCTCGCGGCCGCGTCGGAGGTCTTCGCCGGCGTGCCGAACGTGACGGTCCGGCACGGCGACTGGACCGACCTGGCCGCGGTGGCCCCGTTCGACCTGCTGGTGCTGGACGGCGGCGGTCAGGGCAAGAGCGCCGAACCGCCGCTGGAACCGCGCCGCTGGTTGCGGCCGTGGGGCACCCTCGTCGTCGACGACTTCACTCCGATGACGTCGTGGCCGCCGACGTACGGCGGCGCGCCCGACACCGCGCGGCTGCACTGGCTGCGGCACCCGGACCTGCTCGCGACCGAACTGCGGCTGGCCCCGGTGCCGCCACGGTCGTGGCCCGGCTCACGCGGGCGCCGGCGCCACCGGGAACGTGATCTCGAACTCCGTGCGGCCCGGCCGGCTCTGCACCCCGACGCGGCCGCCGTGCGCGCCGACCACCGCGGCCACGATCGCCAGCCCGAGCCCCGTGCTCCCGGCGGCCCGTGACCGCGAATTGTCGCCGCGGGCGAAGCGCTCGAAGACGTCCGGGAGGATGTCCGGCGGGATGCCGGGGCCGTCGTCGGCCACGCGGAGGCGGACCGTTCCGTCCGAAGTGGACAAAGTGGTCGTCACGGTCGTGCCCGCCGGGGTGTGCGTGCGCGCGTTGGCCAGCACGTTGATCACCACCTGGTGCAGCTGACCGGCGTCGCCGCGGACGCCGATCGGCTCGCCCGGGACGTCCATCAGCCACTTGTGGTCCGGGCCCGCGACGTGCGCGTCCGCGACCGCGTCGGCCACCAGGCGGCACAGGTCCACCCACTCGTGCACCACCGGGCGGCCGGAGTCGAGGCGCGCGAGCAGGAGCAGGTCCTCGACCAGCGTCGTCATCCTGCGCGACTCCGACTCGACGCGGCTCATCGCGAACGCGACGTCCGGCGGCACCTGCTCGCCGCCGCGGCGGGTCAGCTCGGCGTAGCCGCGGATCGCCGCCAGCGGCGTGCGCAGCTCGTGGCTCGCGTCCGCGACGAACTGGCGGACCCGGTTCTCGCTCGCGTGCCGCGCGGTGAGCGCGTTCGCGACGTGCTGCAGCATCCGGTTCAGCGCCGACCCGACCTTGCCGACCTCGGTGTTCGGGTCGGTGTCGGGCTCCGGGACGCGTTCCGACAGCGCGACTTCGCCGCGGTCGAGCGGCAGTTCGGAGACGCGCGTCGCGGTCGCGGCCAGCCGGTCGAGCGGCTGCATCGTGCGCCGGATCGTCGCCGCGCCGACCGCACCCGCCACCAGGATCCCGGCGAGCGCGACGCCGCCGAGGATGAACCCGAGCCGCCACAGCGTTTCGTTGACGTCCTTGAGCGGCAGGCCGATCACGGTGCGCTCGCCGCCGGGCGACGCGGTCGACAGGACGCGGTATTCGCCGAGGCTGCCGCCGAGGTCGACGGTGTGCGACTTGCCGTCGGCCGGCAGCGCGAGCAGCGTCGTCACCTGGTCGCGGCTGATCGGCTTGAGCGGTGGCCGGCGCTTGCCCTGCCCGGTGCCGGTGGGCGCGGTGCCGGCGGTGAAGTCCAGGACGTTCGCCCGGACCACCCCGGCGGTCACGGTGACCGCGAGGGTGCCGTCGCCCTGCCCGAGCACCCGCAGCGGGT is a window from the Amycolatopsis sp. cg9 genome containing:
- a CDS encoding glycosyltransferase family 39 protein — encoded protein: MTTTLPAPVHAQPVPPAAGEPRWVKPSVGALLLGTGLLYLWDLAKTGWANDFYAMAAQAGTWSWKALFFGSLDPGNVVTVDKPPFSLWIMGLSGRLFGFSSWSLLVPNALAGVASVGLLYLAVRRLSGPGAGLLAGAGLALTPVAALMFRYDNPDAFLVLLLVAGAYCVVRALERGSTAWLLLAGVAIGFGFLDKMLQAFLVLPAFVLAYAVAAPTSLGRRIWQLFAAAGAVLVSAGWWIAVVALWPAADRPYISGSTDNTVLELAFGYNGLGRIFGEGRGGGGGGAITPPSGAELPAGGRGFGGGFGGETGLTRLFSGEFGGEASWLLPAAVIGLVAGLWFTRRAPRTDRTRAALLLWGGWLVVTALVFSYMSGIIHPYYTVALAPGIAATLGISARELWRGRANFTARAVLAVLVAVTAVWGFVLLARTPDWQPWVRYALLVLSAAAVLALLFGADRIRRLGPVVAVLGLCGALLGTTAFTLATAATAHSGGTPSSGPAAASGRGFGGGGFGGGRTDTAVIDLLKGTTTKWAAAQSGAMESAGLALASGRPVLAIGGFSGSDPAPTLEQFQRYVASGDVHYYVAGGRGGFGGGRGTAGEIQSWVEQNFAPITVGGTTVYDLTKSIN
- a CDS encoding sensor histidine kinase encodes the protein MSSSQRAERRRFRARRPWSLRRRLIVQLAALLALVCLVVGVVTEFALSEFLVGQQDKRLAATSDRGKHNGEPPPWVYGDTPPPDPLRVLGQGDGTLAVTVTAGVVRANVLDFTAGTAPTGTGQGKRRPPLKPISRDQVTTLLALPADGKSHTVDLGGSLGEYRVLSTASPGGERTVIGLPLKDVNETLWRLGFILGGVALAGILVAGAVGAATIRRTMQPLDRLAATATRVSELPLDRGEVALSERVPEPDTDPNTEVGKVGSALNRMLQHVANALTARHASENRVRQFVADASHELRTPLAAIRGYAELTRRGGEQVPPDVAFAMSRVESESRRMTTLVEDLLLLARLDSGRPVVHEWVDLCRLVADAVADAHVAGPDHKWLMDVPGEPIGVRGDAGQLHQVVINVLANARTHTPAGTTVTTTLSTSDGTVRLRVADDGPGIPPDILPDVFERFARGDNSRSRAAGSTGLGLAIVAAVVGAHGGRVGVQSRPGRTEFEITFPVAPAPA